One window of Sphingomonas sp. KC8 genomic DNA carries:
- a CDS encoding response regulator, giving the protein MRFGIEPQSGAPARDMSLFTSKPPFGQYRVVVSDDDPAVRRALHLLLKGRGYDVCGYTSGRALLGDPRTLDADCIILDYRMPDLDGFYILQALRQQGWTGRAILISGFHDLVLAHRAYEVGFDDVIPKPIIGRAIVDAVRRYSAQAGFGR; this is encoded by the coding sequence ATGCGATTTGGGATTGAACCCCAATCTGGCGCTCCAGCTCGCGATATGTCGTTATTTACCTCCAAGCCTCCCTTCGGGCAGTACCGGGTCGTGGTATCCGACGACGACCCGGCCGTGCGCCGCGCGCTCCACTTGCTGTTGAAGGGGCGCGGCTATGATGTGTGTGGGTATACGAGCGGACGCGCACTGCTCGGGGACCCGCGAACGCTGGACGCCGACTGCATCATATTGGACTATCGGATGCCGGATCTAGATGGTTTTTATATTCTACAAGCACTGCGCCAGCAAGGATGGACGGGCAGGGCAATCTTGATTTCAGGTTTTCATGACCTCGTGTTGGCGCATCGCGCCTATGAGGTGGGCTTTGACGATGTCATTCCTAAACCTATCATTGGGCGCGCCATTGTTGATGCTGTCCGCCGTTATTCCGCTCAGGCCGGTTTTGGACGTTGA
- a CDS encoding response regulator transcription factor, whose protein sequence is MGGNRVVHLVDDEEAIRKAASFALKTAGYAVLSYHSGVEFLRASKSAEVGCVLLDVRMPEMDGLEVQAAMTERGINMPVIIVTGHGDVSVAVQAMKAGAIDFLEKPFEKAALLNAISRAFARIDDANARALEATEAQVRIAALTAREKDVLEGLANGYPNKTIAYDLGCSSRTVEVHRASLMAKLGIRSLSEALRIAFAAGMGRNAQ, encoded by the coding sequence ATGGGGGGTAACCGCGTCGTTCATCTGGTCGACGATGAGGAGGCGATCCGAAAAGCTGCAAGCTTCGCACTGAAGACTGCCGGCTACGCGGTCCTCTCCTATCACTCGGGAGTAGAATTTCTAAGAGCCTCGAAATCGGCCGAGGTCGGCTGCGTTCTGCTCGATGTACGTATGCCAGAGATGGATGGACTGGAGGTTCAGGCCGCGATGACCGAGCGGGGAATCAATATGCCTGTCATCATCGTCACAGGGCATGGGGATGTTTCCGTCGCAGTTCAGGCAATGAAGGCCGGAGCCATCGATTTTCTGGAAAAGCCTTTCGAAAAGGCAGCGCTCCTGAATGCCATCTCGCGCGCCTTCGCGCGGATTGATGATGCCAATGCGCGTGCGCTGGAAGCCACAGAGGCGCAGGTCCGAATTGCCGCATTGACCGCGCGTGAGAAGGACGTGCTCGAGGGGTTAGCAAACGGTTATCCAAATAAAACCATAGCCTATGATCTTGGTTGTTCGTCCCGGACGGTCGAGGTGCATCGCGCGAGCCTGATGGCGAAGTTGGGCATTCGTAGCCTTTCCGAGGCGCTGCGGATCGCCTTCGCAGCCGGCATGGGCCGAAATGCGCAGTGA
- a CDS encoding DUF305 domain-containing protein, giving the protein MSAYGSLVLQTVISGIIMYLVMFVMIDSVDSFYNNLNMFYMTLMMVAPMVVLMILGMRGMFPSKGANVTLIAVSLIAFFGSFALIRTQTTIGDTAFLRSMIPHHSGAILMCREARLTDPEVVRLCEAIEQSQRQEIDEMKAILARQ; this is encoded by the coding sequence ATGAGCGCCTATGGCAGTCTCGTTCTTCAGACGGTTATCAGCGGCATTATCATGTATTTGGTCATGTTTGTCATGATCGACAGCGTCGACAGCTTCTACAACAATCTCAATATGTTCTATATGACATTGATGATGGTCGCCCCGATGGTGGTGCTCATGATCCTCGGCATGCGAGGCATGTTCCCGTCCAAAGGGGCCAACGTCACGCTGATTGCCGTCTCGTTAATCGCGTTCTTCGGGAGCTTCGCGCTGATACGGACCCAGACCACCATCGGCGACACGGCGTTTCTCAGGTCGATGATCCCGCACCACTCTGGCGCTATTCTGATGTGTCGGGAAGCTCGCCTCACCGACCCCGAGGTGGTGCGGCTCTGCGAAGCAATCGAGCAGTCTCAGCGTCAGGAGATAGACGAGATGAAGGCCATTTTAGCCCGCCAATAG
- a CDS encoding IS3 family transposase (programmed frameshift) → MKTTRKRYSADFKAKVALEAIRGDLTLAELAAKHGIHHTMIAAWKRQAVEGMAATFSGAGETAKAATEADLDKLHAKIGQLVIERDFLGESLRSMSVARRRTMVDPAHHRLSIAAQCRLLSISRSSYYYAPVPETEETLALMRVIDAAFLDMPWYGSRQMVRHLRRNGHDAGRRRVRRLMAKMGLSPIYQRPRTSDPHPQHRVYPYLLRKLAIERPNHVWCADVTYIPMRRGFLYLVAVMDWATRKVLAWRLSNTMDASFCVAALEDALARFGRPEIFNTDQGSQFTSLAFTSVLRDAEVRISMDGRGRWMDNVFIERLWRSLKYECVYLHAFETGSELKAGLGRWITYYNTQRPHSGLAGRTPAEAYWRIGASDHGGHAPHDLKTRMAA, encoded by the exons ATGAAGACGACAAGGAAGCGGTACAGCGCGGATTTCAAGGCGAAGGTGGCGCTGGAAGCGATCCGGGGTGACCTGACGCTGGCGGAGTTAGCCGCCAAGCATGGCATCCATCACACGATGATCGCGGCGTGGAAGCGGCAGGCGGTCGAGGGCATGGCAGCAACCTTCTCGGGCGCTGGCGAAACGGCCAAGGCTGCCACGGAGGCGGATTTGGACAAGCTGCATGCCAAGATCGGGCAGCTCGTCATCGAGCGAGATTTTTTAG GCGAAAGCCTCCGGTCGATGAGCGTGGCACGGAGGCGAACGATGGTCGATCCCGCTCACCACCGCCTGTCAATCGCGGCCCAGTGCCGTCTGCTGTCGATCAGCCGGTCGTCCTATTATTACGCGCCGGTGCCCGAGACCGAGGAGACATTGGCGCTGATGCGGGTGATCGATGCGGCGTTCCTCGACATGCCCTGGTACGGCAGCCGCCAGATGGTCCGGCACTTGCGCCGGAATGGGCATGACGCTGGTCGACGTCGGGTGCGGCGGCTGATGGCGAAGATGGGCTTGTCGCCGATCTACCAGCGGCCCCGGACCAGCGATCCCCACCCGCAGCATCGGGTTTATCCTTATCTGCTGCGGAAACTGGCGATCGAGCGGCCGAACCATGTCTGGTGCGCCGACGTGACCTACATCCCGATGCGACGCGGCTTTCTGTATCTGGTCGCCGTCATGGACTGGGCGACGCGCAAGGTGTTGGCCTGGCGGCTGTCGAACACGATGGATGCCAGCTTCTGCGTCGCGGCGCTTGAAGATGCCTTGGCCCGCTTCGGCAGGCCCGAGATCTTCAACACCGACCAGGGCAGCCAGTTCACCAGTCTCGCCTTCACCAGCGTGCTGCGGGATGCGGAGGTACGCATCAGCATGGATGGACGCGGTCGCTGGATGGACAATGTGTTCATCGAGCGCCTTTGGCGCTCCCTGAAGTACGAATGTGTCTATCTCCATGCCTTTGAGACCGGCTCGGAGCTGAAGGCTGGTCTCGGGCGGTGGATCACCTATTACAACACCCAGCGACCGCACTCGGGCTTGGCCGGGCGAACCCCGGCAGAGGCCTATTGGCGGATCGGAGCTTCAGATCATGGGGGGCATGCCCCCCATGATCTGAAGACCAGAATGGCGGCATGA
- a CDS encoding PAS domain-containing sensor histidine kinase produces the protein MPDRCDTTPVATQVERLAGLFLRQGLGYVLTLLDSSGRILSFNTEGERTDCWLSDQIIGRSHELFYPPDEIAAGMPLADLENAAREGKVEREAWRACKNGSEYLARLSITSLFDRGVLCGFACVSRDITDEAAVRASIETREQHLQSILATVPDAMIIIDEAARITSFSAAAEKLFGYAEEEVLGRNVACLMPQPHRGRHDEYIKHYLETGERRIIGIGRVVVGQRRDGTTFPMELSVGEAGEDGHRVFTGFVRDLTAKEQDELKLQELQAELVHVSRLSAMGTMASTLAHELNQPLAAVALYLETARDMLDEAAGEPFAMIRTVMSDAAQETLRAGHIVRRLRDFVARGEVDKSLDDLPRLIEEAGQLALVGARENGVRSFFSYDPLATPVLVDRVQIQQVLVNLMRNAIEAMAESPIRDLSIRSKLRADGLIEVTVADTGPGIPQDMRERLFDAFASTKAGGMGLGLSICRTIVEAHGGRIWVEHLPPGGTRFHFTLIHARAEEDYGG, from the coding sequence ATGCCTGACCGTTGCGACACGACCCCCGTAGCAACCCAGGTGGAACGGCTCGCTGGGCTGTTTTTGCGCCAAGGGCTTGGATACGTCCTGACGCTGCTCGACTCCTCGGGTCGTATTCTAAGCTTTAACACAGAGGGAGAGCGGACCGACTGTTGGTTGTCCGATCAAATCATCGGTCGATCCCATGAACTCTTCTACCCGCCTGACGAAATTGCCGCAGGGATGCCACTGGCGGATCTCGAAAACGCCGCGCGAGAAGGAAAGGTTGAACGTGAAGCTTGGCGGGCATGCAAAAATGGATCCGAATACCTCGCGCGCCTTTCCATCACGTCCCTCTTTGACCGGGGAGTGCTCTGCGGCTTCGCCTGTGTAAGTCGCGACATAACGGATGAAGCTGCCGTGCGCGCCTCGATTGAGACCCGCGAGCAGCATCTTCAGTCGATCCTCGCCACCGTTCCGGATGCAATGATCATCATCGACGAAGCAGCGAGGATCACTTCGTTCAGTGCGGCTGCTGAAAAGCTGTTCGGATACGCGGAAGAGGAGGTTCTCGGGCGCAATGTTGCCTGCCTCATGCCGCAGCCCCACCGTGGTCGCCACGACGAATATATCAAGCATTACCTGGAAACTGGTGAACGACGGATCATCGGCATCGGCCGCGTCGTGGTTGGCCAGCGCCGGGACGGCACGACCTTTCCGATGGAGCTGTCCGTGGGAGAGGCCGGTGAGGACGGCCACCGGGTGTTCACCGGCTTCGTGCGCGATCTCACTGCCAAAGAGCAGGACGAGCTCAAGCTCCAGGAACTCCAAGCCGAACTGGTCCACGTCTCGCGACTGAGCGCGATGGGTACAATGGCTTCGACGCTGGCGCACGAGCTCAATCAGCCTCTCGCCGCCGTCGCCCTCTATCTCGAGACAGCTCGCGACATGCTGGACGAAGCGGCGGGCGAGCCGTTCGCAATGATCCGCACGGTCATGAGCGATGCCGCCCAGGAAACGCTGCGGGCCGGACATATTGTGCGCCGGCTGCGTGACTTCGTCGCCAGAGGCGAAGTCGACAAAAGCTTGGATGACCTGCCCCGCCTGATCGAAGAGGCTGGCCAGCTCGCGCTGGTCGGTGCCCGCGAGAACGGCGTGCGCAGCTTCTTTTCCTATGATCCACTGGCAACGCCCGTGTTGGTAGATCGCGTCCAGATCCAGCAGGTTCTGGTCAACCTGATGCGTAACGCGATTGAAGCGATGGCTGAGTCGCCAATCCGCGACCTCAGCATTCGGTCCAAGCTGCGCGCCGACGGTCTGATCGAGGTGACGGTGGCGGATACCGGGCCAGGGATTCCCCAAGATATGCGGGAGCGACTGTTCGATGCGTTCGCTTCAACCAAGGCCGGTGGAATGGGCCTCGGCCTCTCCATCTGCAGGACAATAGTGGAAGCTCATGGAGGGAGGATCTGGGTCGAACACCTTCCGCCCGGCGGCACGCGATTTCATTTCACGCTGATCCATGCGCGAGCGGAGGAAGATTATGGGGGGTAA